From Musa acuminata AAA Group cultivar baxijiao chromosome BXJ3-8, Cavendish_Baxijiao_AAA, whole genome shotgun sequence, one genomic window encodes:
- the LOC135644237 gene encoding probable E3 ubiquitin-protein ligase XERICO codes for MFSSRRSKQTARLGDGNPTVGSRNPTDMGLSSLPTPSESVLTLVLVNTAITVSILKELLRSALHLLRLRATPRPQPALASPGPPEPSLADRFRSQSSPMRFGSALGLRRPASADCRVCLARFDAESVVNRLPCGHLFHAACLETWLDYRHTTCPLCRTHVLQEERPAVPSSSLLSWL; via the coding sequence ATGTTCTCCAGTCGCAGATCGAAACAAACTGCTCGCCTTGGGGACGGAAATCCGACCGTGGGATCCCGCAATCCGACGGACATGGGGCTCTCCAGCCTGCCGACCCCATCCGAGAGCGTGCTCACTCTCGTTCTCGTCAACACCGCCATCACCGTCTCCATCTTGAAGGAGCTCCTCCGCTCCGCCCTCCACCTCCTCCGCCTCCGCGCCACGCCGCGGCCACAGCCGGCACTCGCCTCACCGGGGCCGCCGGAGCCCAGCCTCGCCGACCGGTTCCGCAGCCAGTCCAGTCCGATGCGGTTCGGGTCCGCGCTCGGGCTCCGTCGCCCCGCTTCCGCGGACTGCCGGGTCTGCCTCGCCCGCTTCGACGCCGAGTCGGTGGTGAACCGGCTCCCTTGTGGGCACCTTTTCCACGCCGCCTGCCTGGAGACGTGGCTCGACTATAGACATACCACGTGTCCACTCTGTAGGACCCACGTCCTCCAGGAAGAGCGCCCCGCCGTCCCCTCCTCGTCCCTTTTGTCTTGGCTTTAG